The following DNA comes from Deltaproteobacteria bacterium.
ACAAGTTTTTACAAAGATGAAGGTTCAATACTTTGTTCGTCTAAAATTTAACGCCGAATTGGCAGAGATGACCTATAAGGAGTTTTTAAGTTTGATACACTCCCATTTGGATATTAAAAAAATAGTTGTAGGGTATGATTTTAGATTTGGAAAAAACAAAGAGGGTACCATAGATAAATTAAGTCAATGGTGTCAAAAAAATAATATTGAATTTAAGAAGATCGAAGAAGTGAAAATGGGAGCTGTCACGATTTCAACCTCAGATATCAAGCGGAGACTCATCAGCCATGATTTGAAAGAAGTAAATAAAATGCTGGGAAGAAATTATTATTTGTCCGGAGTCGTTGTTCGTGGTGATCAAAGAGGTCGCCTCCTTGGTTTTCCAACGGCTAATATGCTCATTGAGGAGGACTTGCAGGTTCCTGCCTTAGGTGTTTATGTAACTCAGGTGACTCTCGGGCAAAAAAATTATTTAGGGGTTACTAATATTGGAAAAACGCCTACCTTTAAAAATGATGAAAGAATAAAAATAGAAACTCATATTTTAGATTTTAATCAAGATATCTACGATCAAACCATCGCAATTGAATTTTTAAGATTTCTTAGAGATGAAAAGAAATTTAGTTCCATTGATGAAATAAAATTTCAAATAGCAAAAGATATTGAAGAGTCTCAGAAATGAAAAAACTGGGTTGTTATTCTGACGGGTATAACCTTTTTCCTGGACTTCATATTATCGAGAGGTATTTTCTTGAAAAAGAATCTCCCTTGGCGGTAAGCCATCTGACCTTACAAGAATTAACTCAAATGTTGACCCATCCCAGTCCAGACTGTCACTATGTCCGTTGCTCTGCAAATTACAGTCGCCAGTTATTAAATACTTTATCCATCCAACCAGAAAATGTCAGTTTTTTGGGAATTTTTGATTGTCTCATTTACGAGGGGAACCAGTGGCTTCCTAGACTTAATTATTTTTCTTATTTGAGGGCTTTATTTGTAAAAAAATTTAAATATCACAAAATTAATAATGCTGTGGCCTTGATTTGTAAAGCCAATGAGTTGCCAGCGCTGATTTCTTTTG
Coding sequences within:
- a CDS encoding bifunctional riboflavin kinase/FAD synthetase; translated protein: MELLSSLVAFKKSSGPIALAIGNFDGVHLGHQRIIEEIVKNPDLKSVVMSFEPHPIIFLNPQLSFKKLFPLSDQEQVFTKMKVQYFVRLKFNAELAEMTYKEFLSLIHSHLDIKKIVVGYDFRFGKNKEGTIDKLSQWCQKNNIEFKKIEEVKMGAVTISTSDIKRRLISHDLKEVNKMLGRNYYLSGVVVRGDQRGRLLGFPTANMLIEEDLQVPALGVYVTQVTLGQKNYLGVTNIGKTPTFKNDERIKIETHILDFNQDIYDQTIAIEFLRFLRDEKKFSSIDEIKFQIAKDIEESQK